The genomic region ACCGATGACCATGTCATCTCTGAGGAATCTTCAATCACTTGTCAAGCCGAGCAATACATGGTCTGGAGATGCTGTTTCAGCCATTGtgttggctgttgatatgATTGACACATTCacaaagaagctcaagtgGAACAGAAAAATCTTCTTGGTCACAGACGGCCAAGGTCCAATGGATGCGGATGACTTGGGTGACATTTCTAAGAAGATGAATGACTCCAACATCCAGCTCACTGTCCTGTAAGTTGAATGGATATTTCAACGACACTTTTAACATGATACAGGGGAGTAGACTTTGATGACCCGGAATACGGCTTTAAGGAAGAGGATAAGCCGAGCACAAAGGTTAGTATGATGGGAGACAGCGAGGACCATAGCTAAAAGTTCACAGAAAGAGAATGAGCAAGCCTTGAGATCGCTTGTCAATGACTGTCAAGATGGAGTTATTGCAAACATTACAGAGGCCATCGACGAGTTAGATACCCCACGAATCAAGGCAGTGAAGCCTTACAAGACTTATGATGGTCCTCTTACCCTCGGAGACCCCAACACATTTCCTGCTGCGTTGAATATCAATGTGGAAAGATATTTCAAGACCAAGCTGGCGCGACCTTTGACTGCAAGCACAGTCGTTGTCAAGTCAGAAGGTGCACCGGATTCTGAACCTACGCAAGCTGACGCTGACGATATGGAGGGAATTGAGTTCTCTGCTGTGAAGCAAGCTCGTTCTTACAAAGTCAATGACCCAGATGCACCAGGAGGAAAACGAGACGTTGAGtttgatgatcttgccaaGGGTTATGAATATGGCCGAACTGCAGTGCATATCAGCGAGTCGGAATACAATATCACCAAGATTGACACACAAAAGAGCTTCTCAATCGTTGGCTTCATTCCATGCTCAAAGGTATGCCTATCACCGGATACCCCGTCCTTTATAGTGCTGATAATTTCCAGTACGAGCCTTTCCTTAACCTCGGTGAGACTTGCGTGACAGTAGCTCGCAAGTTCGATGCCAAATCTGCTCTTGCCCTTTCGTCCCTTGTATGGGCCCTCTCGGAGCTTGAGTCTTATGCAATCGCTCGAATTGTGACCAAAGATGGCAAAGATCcattgttggtgttgctcGCACCCAGTGTGGAGCCAGACATGGAATGCCTGTACGATATCCCACTGCCATTTGCAGAGGACATCCGAAGCTACCAGTTTCCTCCTTTGGACAAGGTGATCACGGTTACTGGCCAGACCCTTACAACGCACAGGCTATTGCCCACGGATGAGCTGAGTGATGCGATGAGCGACTATGTCGACGCAATGGACCTGTCGACATACGGACTAGATGACAAGGGGTATGTTCCATGCTATCTTGGACCTTTCGGCAACTGACTCCCGCAGCGATCCAGATGAATACGTCTCCATTGACGAGACTTTCAACCCTACGGTTCACAGGGTGAACCATGCCGTGAAATCACGAGCACTGCACCCAGAAAGACCAGTTCCAGA from Fusarium oxysporum Fo47 chromosome III, complete sequence harbors:
- a CDS encoding SPOC like C-terminal domain-containing protein, whose protein sequence is MAEKEATVFILDLGSTMAQTQSGRSESDLEYSMQYVWDKIIDIVAANRKTLCVGVLGLRTDETDNKLQDDDGYENIAVLQELGPMTMSSLRNLQSLVKPSNTWSGDAVSAIVLAVDMIDTFTKKLKWNRKIFLVTDGQGPMDADDLGDISKKMNDSNIQLTVLGVDFDDPEYGFKEEDKPSTKKENEQALRSLVNDCQDGVIANITEAIDELDTPRIKAVKPYKTYDGPLTLGDPNTFPAALNINVERYFKTKLARPLTASTVVVKSEGAPDSEPTQADADDMEGIEFSAVKQARSYKVNDPDAPGGKRDVEFDDLAKGYEYGRTAVHISESEYNITKIDTQKSFSIVGFIPCSKYEPFLNLGETCVTVARKFDAKSALALSSLVWALSELESYAIARIVTKDGKDPLLVLLAPSVEPDMECLYDIPLPFAEDIRSYQFPPLDKVITVTGQTLTTHRLLPTDELSDAMSDYVDAMDLSTYGLDDKGDPDEYVSIDETFNPTVHRVNHAVKSRALHPERPVPDVPSILLRFSHPTQDLIETVQRKVDALVEAADVKKVPPKAKGKRGRETVKPISGLDVDALLGEEEKGDISPDNAVPEFKQMLAATEELSQIEEAAKQMGAIISTFVTESFGDAKYQRALECLGVMREELINLEEPGLYNTFMQDMKKQLISGTLGGDRRDFWFKVRWGRLGLIDKQQSEVSDVSPEDADEFYKLK